From a region of the Desulfovibrio oxyclinae DSM 11498 genome:
- a CDS encoding DUF3833 family protein, which yields MEKLLIPLCAMMLAGCSNIPASENAAGGTPFVLQEFFSGELDAHGVILSRGGEVRRSFNAVMRGKWHQENGVLRGVLTEDFVFDDGEKLQRRWELIGTGEGRFEGTASDVEGTAVVESAGNAVRMDYSLVVPVSGRSVTLSVEDWLWRMEPDVVVNKSTMRKWGFRVGEIITTIIRRRDRS from the coding sequence ATGGAAAAACTGCTTATACCCTTGTGCGCCATGATGCTGGCCGGCTGCTCCAACATCCCCGCGTCCGAAAACGCGGCGGGCGGCACGCCCTTCGTGCTTCAGGAATTCTTTTCCGGCGAACTCGACGCCCACGGCGTCATCCTCAGCCGTGGCGGCGAGGTCCGCCGGTCCTTCAACGCGGTGATGCGCGGCAAGTGGCATCAGGAAAACGGCGTCCTGCGAGGCGTGCTCACCGAGGACTTCGTCTTTGACGACGGCGAAAAGCTTCAGCGTCGCTGGGAGTTGATCGGAACGGGCGAAGGTCGCTTCGAAGGAACCGCGTCCGACGTGGAAGGGACCGCCGTGGTGGAAAGCGCCGGGAACGCGGTGCGCATGGATTATTCGCTGGTTGTTCCGGTGAGCGGCCGCTCCGTCACGCTGTCCGTGGAGGACTGGCTGTGGCGCATGGAGCCGGATGTGGTGGTCAACAAGAGTACCATGCGTAAATGGGGTTTTCGCGTGGGAGAGATCATCACCACCATCATCCGCCGCAGGGACAGGAGCTAG
- a CDS encoding NAD(P)/FAD-dependent oxidoreductase has product MSHQNLDLTSGGLRVAVIGGGISGIVASHLISRRNHVTLFEKEPQLGGHTHTARVNRNGGQVPVDMGFIVFNEPNYPTFNSFLSELGVERAESDMSFAFHDPATGFMYAGTGIRGMLARKRNLISPVFWRMISGIKRFCTEAKKDLEQGRLEGVTIGEYLEAHGYSREFEDNYLLPMAGSIWSAPDGEAHDFPAEALVRFFDNHMLLDYMERPPWYFVKGGSDTYVRAFAKTFTGEVRTGTPVWSVKRNDTGVHVATNHGSEDFDAVVLATHASDSLRLLSDADENERRLLGPWRYAANRVVLHTDEEFLPPRIAGRASWNFIRDPGRPADSPVGVSYHMNRLQGIQSHEEYVVTLNPVREPISGTVIKDVLFEHPQYSLASMATQKELPELDGHNRTFYCGAYQGYGFHEDGARSGARVAAHFGESF; this is encoded by the coding sequence ATGTCTCACCAAAATCTCGATCTCACTTCCGGTGGCCTGCGTGTGGCCGTCATTGGCGGCGGCATCTCAGGCATAGTCGCGTCCCATCTCATCTCCAGACGCAACCATGTGACCCTGTTCGAAAAAGAACCGCAGCTCGGGGGACACACGCACACTGCGCGCGTCAACCGCAACGGCGGTCAGGTTCCGGTGGACATGGGCTTCATCGTCTTCAACGAGCCCAACTACCCGACCTTCAACAGCTTCCTCTCCGAACTGGGTGTGGAGCGGGCCGAATCGGACATGTCCTTCGCCTTCCACGACCCGGCCACGGGGTTCATGTACGCGGGCACCGGCATCCGGGGGATGCTGGCACGCAAGCGCAACCTCATCTCTCCGGTGTTCTGGCGCATGATCTCCGGCATCAAGCGCTTCTGCACCGAGGCAAAGAAGGACCTTGAGCAAGGCCGCCTTGAGGGCGTGACCATCGGGGAATATCTGGAAGCTCACGGTTACAGCCGGGAATTCGAGGACAACTACCTGCTGCCCATGGCGGGCTCCATCTGGTCCGCGCCCGACGGCGAGGCTCACGATTTTCCCGCCGAGGCGCTGGTGCGTTTTTTCGACAACCACATGCTGCTGGACTACATGGAACGCCCGCCGTGGTACTTCGTGAAAGGCGGCAGCGACACCTATGTCCGCGCCTTTGCCAAGACATTCACCGGCGAGGTGCGCACCGGGACCCCGGTCTGGTCGGTCAAGCGCAACGACACCGGCGTACATGTGGCCACCAACCACGGCTCCGAGGACTTCGACGCGGTGGTGCTGGCGACACACGCCTCGGATTCCCTGCGGCTGCTCTCCGACGCGGACGAAAACGAACGCAGACTGCTTGGCCCGTGGCGATACGCCGCCAACCGCGTGGTGCTGCACACCGACGAAGAGTTTCTGCCACCGCGGATTGCCGGTCGCGCCTCGTGGAACTTCATCCGCGACCCGGGCCGCCCGGCGGATTCCCCGGTGGGCGTGAGCTATCACATGAATCGCCTTCAGGGCATTCAGAGCCATGAAGAGTACGTGGTGACGCTGAATCCCGTGCGCGAGCCCATCAGCGGCACGGTCATCAAGGACGTGCTTTTCGAGCACCCCCAGTATTCGCTGGCCTCCATGGCCACCCAGAAGGAGCTGCCCGAACTCGACGGACACAACCGGACCTTTTATTGCGGCGCGTATCAGGGATATGGTTTCCACGAAGACGGAGCCCGCTCCGGAGCACGGGTCGCGGCGCATTTCGGAGAATCGTTTTGA
- the uvsE gene encoding UV DNA damage repair endonuclease UvsE, translated as MIERIGFPCVMHSSKRSTNHGFRLANLSREKLSRTVRTNLDDMEFILGWMDAHQMRLFRIGSSLVPFASHPDMDLDWQTMVADRLANLGKTYRNKDFRFSLHPGQYNVLNSENPEVVQKTVAELAYSCTVLELMGLDASHKVVLHGGCRCGDMDKAVDRLSREVDNLPQRIRSRLVLENDERIFTPEHILTVSRRCGVPAVFDIHHHRFHPGETPLPELMPQIRETWREPDGRPKLHLSSRRPDARHGAHADTVEAADVRELCDAAPFDFDLMIEAKHKEVAVQQAMQAARDHGCLDDGRREDA; from the coding sequence ATGATCGAAAGAATCGGTTTTCCCTGCGTCATGCACTCCAGCAAGCGGTCCACCAACCACGGTTTCCGACTGGCCAACCTTTCTCGGGAAAAACTTTCCCGGACCGTCCGAACCAACCTTGATGACATGGAATTCATCCTCGGCTGGATGGATGCCCACCAGATGCGCCTTTTTCGCATCGGCTCATCCCTCGTGCCATTTGCTTCGCACCCTGATATGGATCTGGACTGGCAAACCATGGTCGCGGATCGTCTGGCGAATCTCGGGAAGACCTATCGCAACAAGGATTTTCGGTTTTCTTTACACCCCGGTCAGTACAACGTTCTGAATTCGGAAAACCCCGAAGTGGTGCAGAAGACCGTTGCCGAGCTGGCCTACTCCTGCACGGTGCTGGAGCTCATGGGCCTTGACGCGTCCCATAAGGTTGTTCTGCACGGCGGCTGTCGCTGCGGTGACATGGACAAGGCCGTGGACCGACTGAGCCGGGAAGTGGACAACCTTCCGCAACGCATACGCTCCCGGCTGGTGCTGGAGAACGACGAGCGCATCTTCACGCCGGAACATATCCTGACCGTCAGCCGCAGATGCGGTGTTCCCGCAGTCTTCGACATTCACCACCACCGCTTTCACCCCGGCGAGACGCCGCTGCCCGAACTCATGCCGCAAATCCGTGAAACATGGCGCGAGCCCGACGGCAGGCCCAAGCTGCATCTTTCCTCAAGACGCCCTGACGCACGACACGGCGCTCATGCAGATACGGTGGAAGCCGCCGACGTGCGTGAGCTTTGCGATGCGGCACCGTTCGACTTCGACCTGATGATCGAGGCCAAACACAAGGAAGTAGCCGTGCAGCAGGCCATGCAGGCCGCAAGGGACCACGGCTGCCTTGATGATGGCCGGCGGGAGGACGCATGA
- a CDS encoding DUF1365 family protein — MNSRLLSCRVRHERTWPKAHRFEYPLYTYLLDVDELDELDRKLRLFGHNRVRLASVHDADYLEDDPGTVRDKLSRLLKPQGMALTAHDTVLVATSARFLNYVFNPVSFYWIFRDGKHLGCVAEVNNTFGEKHVYPLPGAGGTDGFPARYRADKAFHVSPFFDRSGEYRFRFGDVRHGLDVTVSLYREGEKVFEASLVEEGERQPISDAVLARTALTRPFTAHLTFPRILWEAGKIHFGKKAAYHPKPAPDSPMTIRSKSAKSIKESICRHFVFRHLRGMERGSLAISLPDGSQKRFGGERPGSEASMRIHSDAFFPMAALHGDIGLGEAYSDGLWDSPDLVALFRFFLENRQVHVPPGNFLKRFALDSCGLFQRCCHQKAPKNDEAGSRTNISAHYDLSNELFSHFLDPTMTYSSGIYRNPCDPDEDLEQAQLRKNRVLADKACIGPDDHVLEVGCGWGGFAEQTARERGCRVTGVTVSREQYDYARERIRRAGLEDRVEIRFQDYRKLNERFDRIVSIEMLEAVGHRYHGEYFRTLERLLTPSGVAVIQVITIQDPHYDRYRRSMDWIRKHIFPGGALPSLTRICATATRHTALTVQNVDAVGLHYANTLRQWRRNFNENWESIAPLGFDEYFRRTWNYYLGVCEAGFIHGHINDLQIVLSRAEPAATAHCCGIVEKPPQNTE; from the coding sequence TTGAACAGCCGCCTGCTGAGCTGCCGCGTCCGGCACGAGCGGACATGGCCAAAAGCGCACCGGTTCGAGTATCCGCTCTACACCTACCTGCTGGATGTGGATGAACTGGACGAACTGGACCGGAAGCTGCGCCTGTTCGGGCACAACCGCGTTCGGCTGGCATCCGTGCATGACGCCGACTATCTCGAAGACGACCCCGGCACGGTTCGCGACAAGCTCTCCCGGCTGCTGAAGCCGCAAGGAATGGCGCTCACCGCACACGACACCGTGCTGGTGGCCACCTCCGCACGGTTCCTGAACTACGTGTTCAACCCGGTAAGCTTCTACTGGATATTCCGGGACGGCAAACACCTTGGCTGCGTGGCGGAGGTCAACAACACCTTCGGGGAAAAACACGTCTACCCTCTGCCGGGAGCGGGCGGCACGGATGGCTTCCCGGCCCGCTACCGGGCCGACAAGGCTTTTCACGTCTCCCCGTTCTTCGACCGCAGCGGAGAATACCGCTTCCGCTTCGGCGATGTGCGACACGGGCTGGACGTCACCGTGAGCCTTTACCGTGAGGGGGAAAAGGTCTTCGAGGCGTCGTTGGTGGAGGAAGGCGAAAGGCAGCCCATATCCGACGCAGTCCTTGCAAGGACCGCCCTCACCCGCCCGTTCACCGCACACCTGACGTTTCCGCGCATCCTCTGGGAAGCCGGGAAAATCCATTTCGGAAAGAAGGCCGCCTACCACCCCAAACCCGCTCCAGACAGCCCCATGACCATACGCAGCAAGTCAGCGAAATCTATAAAGGAGTCCATTTGTCGCCACTTCGTTTTCCGTCACCTTCGCGGCATGGAGCGCGGCAGCTTGGCCATCTCGCTCCCAGACGGCTCGCAAAAGCGCTTCGGCGGCGAGCGGCCCGGCAGCGAAGCGTCCATGCGGATACATTCGGATGCCTTCTTTCCCATGGCAGCCCTGCACGGCGACATCGGACTCGGCGAGGCTTACAGCGACGGGCTTTGGGATTCGCCCGATCTGGTGGCCCTGTTCCGCTTCTTTCTCGAAAACAGGCAGGTGCATGTGCCGCCGGGGAACTTCCTCAAACGGTTCGCGCTGGACTCCTGCGGCCTGTTCCAGCGCTGTTGCCACCAGAAAGCGCCAAAGAATGACGAGGCCGGCTCCCGCACCAATATTTCGGCCCATTACGATCTTTCCAACGAGCTTTTCTCCCATTTCCTTGACCCGACCATGACCTACTCCAGCGGCATCTACCGCAACCCGTGCGATCCGGATGAGGATCTGGAGCAGGCGCAGCTTCGCAAGAACCGGGTGCTGGCGGACAAGGCCTGCATCGGCCCGGACGACCATGTGCTGGAAGTCGGCTGCGGCTGGGGCGGTTTTGCCGAGCAGACCGCGCGGGAACGGGGATGCCGCGTCACCGGGGTGACGGTCTCGCGCGAGCAGTACGACTACGCGCGCGAACGCATCCGCCGGGCCGGGCTGGAAGACAGGGTGGAGATTCGTTTTCAGGATTACCGCAAACTGAACGAACGGTTTGACCGCATCGTCTCCATCGAGATGCTTGAGGCCGTGGGACACCGCTATCACGGCGAGTACTTCCGGACGCTTGAACGACTGCTGACGCCGTCCGGCGTGGCGGTGATTCAGGTCATCACCATTCAGGATCCACACTATGACCGCTACCGCAGAAGCATGGACTGGATCCGCAAGCACATCTTCCCCGGCGGAGCGCTGCCCTCGCTGACCAGAATCTGCGCCACCGCCACGCGTCATACCGCCCTCACCGTGCAGAACGTGGACGCCGTGGGCCTGCATTACGCCAATACGCTGCGGCAGTGGCGACGCAACTTCAACGAGAACTGGGAATCCATCGCTCCGCTCGGGTTCGACGAATACTTCCGCCGCACATGGAACTACTACCTCGGCGTGTGCGAAGCCGGATTCATCCACGGACATATCAACGACCTGCAGATCGTGCTCTCACGCGCAGAGCCCGCCGCCACCGCCCACTGTTGCGGCATTGTAGAAAAGCCCCCTCAAAACACTGAATAA
- a CDS encoding amylo-alpha-1,6-glucosidase, producing the protein MRKVQREDCINTEAAQRREWLDTNGLGGYASSTVINCHTRKYHGMLVAALREPRGSFVLLSKVEASLMHGEKEFLLSTNKYPGVYHPTGHQFFDGFEQGLTPSATYRIGDTVVRKSTMMVHGENSVLICYELLEGSISPTLRLRPLLAYRDIHALAHENMHLRPKTFPVRNGRKIDPYEGMPPLYMTLNRSNEFFPGPKWYNSLEYLKERSRGFDYHEDLFCPGVFEVVLKKGNPVVFAASTEEVKNPERRRKAELARREEEYSRCRSNRKHVRFLKFQGRQFLVRNRDDMPSVVAGYHWFGEWGRDTMLALPGLAFCCGRQGFGEEIISAYASLERDGLLPNYLAQQSSHMAYNSVDASLLFFWTVQQYLRFGGGMEFVQEALYPALHNIVAAHLEGRVPHCRVDESGLLFAGDENTQLTWMDAQAYGRPVTPRHGAAVEINALWYNALRFFLELTRERDSAEALAGRAESAAGALHAAFEDRFWNHEDNCLADVVHGNGQDRSIRPNQVFAISLPHSMLGIDRMRAVIQTVQEHLLTPFGLRTLSPRNPAYAPFYEGGPDQRDAAYHQGQVWPWLAGHFGEAFLKQAEDATSARKFLRDYLKPLLDAFPEEYGIASIPEIYTGDPPHRPEGCIAQAWSVGEVIRLHRLLGGK; encoded by the coding sequence ATGCGAAAAGTCCAACGGGAAGACTGCATCAACACCGAGGCGGCACAGCGCCGGGAATGGCTCGATACCAACGGTCTTGGCGGCTATGCCTCAAGCACGGTCATCAACTGCCATACGAGAAAGTACCATGGCATGCTTGTGGCCGCCCTGCGCGAACCCCGGGGCAGCTTTGTGCTGCTTTCCAAGGTGGAAGCCTCGCTCATGCACGGCGAAAAGGAGTTCCTCCTTTCCACCAACAAATATCCCGGCGTGTACCACCCCACCGGGCACCAGTTCTTTGACGGCTTCGAACAGGGGCTGACGCCGAGCGCGACTTACCGCATCGGCGATACGGTGGTGCGAAAAAGCACCATGATGGTGCACGGGGAAAACAGCGTGCTGATCTGCTACGAACTGCTTGAAGGTTCCATCTCCCCCACGCTTCGGCTCAGGCCGCTGCTGGCCTATCGGGATATCCACGCCCTCGCTCATGAGAACATGCACCTGCGTCCCAAGACTTTCCCGGTGCGCAACGGACGCAAGATCGACCCCTACGAGGGGATGCCGCCCCTTTACATGACGCTGAACAGGTCCAACGAATTCTTCCCGGGACCCAAGTGGTACAATAGCCTTGAATACCTCAAGGAACGAAGCCGAGGCTTTGACTATCATGAGGACCTGTTCTGCCCGGGCGTGTTCGAAGTCGTCCTGAAGAAGGGCAATCCCGTGGTCTTCGCGGCATCCACCGAGGAAGTGAAGAACCCCGAACGCAGACGCAAGGCGGAACTGGCGCGACGCGAAGAAGAATATTCCCGTTGCCGCTCCAACCGCAAGCACGTGCGGTTCCTCAAATTCCAGGGCAGGCAGTTTCTCGTGCGCAACCGCGACGACATGCCTTCGGTGGTGGCGGGGTACCACTGGTTCGGCGAATGGGGCCGCGACACCATGCTTGCCCTGCCCGGACTGGCCTTCTGCTGCGGCAGGCAGGGCTTTGGCGAGGAGATCATATCCGCCTACGCCTCTCTTGAACGCGACGGACTGCTGCCGAACTATCTGGCCCAGCAGTCCTCGCACATGGCCTACAACTCGGTGGACGCATCCCTGCTCTTCTTCTGGACCGTGCAGCAATACCTGCGCTTCGGCGGCGGCATGGAATTCGTGCAGGAGGCCCTTTATCCTGCGCTTCACAACATCGTCGCCGCACACCTTGAGGGCAGGGTCCCGCATTGCCGGGTGGACGAATCCGGGCTGCTCTTTGCCGGTGATGAAAACACCCAGCTCACGTGGATGGACGCGCAGGCCTACGGCAGGCCCGTCACTCCGCGCCACGGGGCCGCCGTGGAAATCAATGCCCTGTGGTACAACGCCTTACGCTTCTTCCTTGAATTGACGCGAGAACGGGATTCGGCAGAAGCGCTCGCCGGGCGCGCCGAGTCCGCAGCCGGAGCACTCCACGCCGCCTTCGAAGACCGCTTCTGGAACCATGAGGACAACTGCCTCGCAGACGTGGTGCACGGCAACGGTCAAGACCGCTCCATACGCCCCAATCAGGTCTTCGCGATCTCCCTGCCTCACTCCATGCTGGGGATCGACAGGATGCGCGCCGTAATCCAGACCGTGCAGGAGCATCTGCTCACGCCGTTCGGCCTGCGCACCCTCTCCCCCCGCAACCCGGCCTACGCCCCGTTCTACGAAGGCGGTCCGGATCAGCGGGACGCGGCCTACCATCAGGGGCAGGTCTGGCCATGGCTGGCCGGCCACTTCGGAGAAGCCTTCCTGAAACAGGCAGAGGATGCGACATCGGCACGAAAGTTCCTGCGCGACTACCTCAAGCCGTTGCTTGACGCATTTCCCGAGGAATACGGCATCGCCTCCATCCCGGAAATCTACACGGGCGATCCGCCCCACCGGCCGGAAGGCTGCATCGCGCAGGCCTGGAGCGTCGGGGAAGTGATCAGGCTGCATCGTCTGCTGGGAGGAAAATAA
- a CDS encoding SDR family NAD(P)-dependent oxidoreductase, which produces MEHVETIWITGATSGIGQALVERFVADGKRVAVTARSREKLEKLANGRNAVIPVQADVTDEEDVKRAYAEVRDALGVPDLVIANAGTHINMAASELDAKNCRKLMEVNLFGAITTLLAPLPDMLARGSGHLAGVGSLSSYRGLPLAAAYGATKAGLNNFLQSLRFDVETYGLSVTAINPGFVKTPLTDRNPYPMPMVISAERAAGYIADGLARRKMEIHFPPLFSWSCKLLRILPYPVYHALVRRITGSRNRRG; this is translated from the coding sequence ATGGAACACGTGGAGACAATCTGGATAACCGGAGCCACCAGCGGCATAGGGCAGGCGCTCGTGGAGCGTTTCGTGGCGGACGGAAAGCGCGTGGCGGTAACGGCCCGCAGCCGCGAGAAACTGGAAAAGCTGGCAAACGGCCGTAACGCCGTGATCCCGGTTCAGGCAGACGTGACCGACGAAGAGGACGTGAAGCGCGCCTATGCCGAGGTCCGGGACGCGCTCGGGGTGCCTGATCTGGTCATCGCCAATGCCGGGACGCACATCAACATGGCCGCCAGCGAACTGGACGCCAAGAACTGCCGCAAGCTCATGGAAGTGAACCTCTTCGGGGCAATAACCACGCTGCTGGCGCCGCTGCCGGACATGCTGGCGCGCGGTTCCGGGCATCTCGCCGGGGTGGGGTCGCTCTCGTCCTACCGGGGATTGCCCCTTGCGGCCGCCTACGGGGCCACCAAGGCCGGGCTGAACAATTTTCTGCAAAGCCTGCGGTTCGATGTGGAGACCTACGGGCTTTCGGTGACGGCCATCAATCCGGGGTTCGTCAAGACGCCGCTCACCGACCGGAACCCGTATCCCATGCCCATGGTCATCAGCGCAGAGCGCGCCGCCGGATACATCGCGGACGGTCTGGCCCGCAGGAAGATGGAGATTCATTTTCCGCCGCTGTTCTCATGGTCCTGCAAGCTGCTGCGAATCCTGCCGTATCCCGTCTATCACGCGCTGGTCAGGCGCATAACCGGAAGCCGCAACAGGAGGGGCTGA
- a CDS encoding DUF2237 family protein, with protein sequence MTDTIHPLVAAPAGRSLPTDSGPKVVNLQRLDREGIPVPPTLFLPPEAYFAFVRHNGFTERVRAMAEADMDGLRWEEIWDASLALRNMFLRGKIPDSIAVSLLDAVRTHLGNAPLAVRSCSRNEDSGLSHAGMHETELNVHGRDEILRAVRIVWASLWSDRAMLYRKEMTLRADASGMGVILQPMIPGRASGVMFTKDPTDESRLVIEAVSGLARDVVDDAVESERTLLARSTGEVVGRKSPGPQVVDNGLAAKLFRIARKVEEIFSTAQDVEWTMGEKGLVILQSRPITTLSERGDESGWDKSDKRPWYLSLTRSHENLLHLRERIESAILPEMQEDSRRMKALDLEALSPEELKRELTTRKQRLDHWRDVYWRELIPFAHTVRQFGMLYNDAVTPDDPFEFTTLLSGQHLLAVERNALLEDMAELVRHDPKLAAELRGGRLPESGPYSDRLEAFMETFGDLACSTSWCDEGPWGIIRLTLDAVPQHPRPGATMRSEDMEQRFLNAFSNERREFAASVLELARTGYRLRDDDNIHLGRIQARFNEALERARALGLELPETEPEAKKAMPKGLAWHERKAASDESPGLTGWPAASGIARGPARVVMGPNDLFSFRKGEVLVCDALDPNMTFVAPMACAVVERRGGMLVHGAIIAREYGIPCVTGIPEATSRIRTGQWLMVDGFRGLVTMEDATPRHDETARNVLGKELQPCGRRPMTGFFRHGTCRTGPQDSGSHVVCARMTKDFLEFTRSRGNDLISPAPQHGFPGLVPGDTWCLCALRWEEAREVGLAPPVLLECTHEAATRHVSLEDLHAHAEKPGTALD encoded by the coding sequence ATGACAGACACGATCCACCCGCTCGTTGCCGCCCCGGCAGGCCGGTCCCTCCCCACCGACTCCGGCCCCAAGGTCGTGAATCTTCAGCGGCTGGACCGCGAGGGGATACCGGTACCGCCGACGCTTTTTCTGCCTCCGGAAGCCTACTTCGCTTTCGTCCGGCACAACGGGTTTACCGAGCGCGTGCGCGCCATGGCCGAGGCCGACATGGACGGCCTGCGCTGGGAGGAGATATGGGACGCGTCTCTTGCGCTGCGAAACATGTTCCTTCGGGGAAAAATTCCCGACTCAATCGCAGTAAGCCTGCTTGATGCCGTTCGGACGCATCTGGGCAATGCGCCGCTGGCGGTTCGCTCGTGCAGTCGCAATGAAGACTCGGGGCTGTCCCACGCCGGAATGCACGAGACCGAACTGAACGTCCACGGGCGTGACGAGATTCTTCGGGCCGTGCGCATCGTGTGGGCATCTCTTTGGAGCGACAGGGCCATGCTCTACCGCAAGGAGATGACCCTTCGCGCGGACGCCTCGGGAATGGGCGTGATCCTCCAACCCATGATCCCCGGCCGCGCTTCGGGAGTGATGTTCACCAAGGACCCCACGGATGAAAGCAGGTTGGTCATCGAAGCGGTATCCGGTCTTGCAAGGGACGTGGTGGACGATGCCGTTGAATCGGAACGCACGCTCCTTGCGCGCTCCACCGGCGAGGTCGTCGGGCGCAAGAGTCCGGGCCCGCAGGTGGTGGACAACGGTCTGGCCGCCAAGCTGTTCCGCATCGCCCGCAAGGTGGAGGAAATTTTCAGCACTGCTCAGGACGTGGAATGGACCATGGGAGAAAAAGGACTGGTCATCCTTCAGTCACGCCCCATAACAACGCTCTCGGAGCGTGGTGACGAGAGCGGCTGGGACAAGTCGGACAAGCGCCCCTGGTACCTGAGCCTGACCAGAAGCCACGAGAACCTGTTGCATCTTCGCGAGCGCATCGAGTCGGCAATCCTGCCCGAGATGCAGGAGGACAGCCGGCGCATGAAAGCGCTTGATCTGGAAGCCCTGTCACCGGAAGAACTGAAGCGTGAACTGACCACCAGAAAGCAGCGGCTCGACCACTGGCGGGACGTTTACTGGCGGGAACTCATCCCCTTTGCGCACACGGTCCGGCAGTTCGGCATGCTCTACAACGACGCGGTGACACCCGACGACCCGTTCGAGTTCACCACCCTGCTATCGGGTCAGCACCTGCTGGCTGTGGAACGAAACGCGCTGCTTGAAGACATGGCGGAACTGGTGCGCCACGACCCGAAACTGGCCGCCGAACTGCGCGGAGGCAGACTGCCGGAGTCCGGGCCGTATTCCGACAGACTCGAAGCGTTCATGGAGACCTTCGGCGATCTGGCCTGCAGCACCTCATGGTGCGACGAGGGCCCGTGGGGCATTATCCGGCTCACGCTGGACGCGGTGCCGCAGCATCCAAGGCCGGGAGCCACCATGCGTTCGGAGGATATGGAGCAGCGGTTCCTGAACGCTTTCTCCAATGAGCGACGGGAATTTGCGGCATCGGTGCTGGAACTGGCCCGGACCGGATACCGGTTGCGTGATGACGACAACATCCATCTGGGCCGGATTCAGGCGCGATTCAACGAAGCTCTGGAACGCGCCCGCGCACTCGGGCTTGAGCTGCCGGAGACCGAACCCGAAGCCAAGAAGGCTATGCCCAAGGGACTCGCGTGGCACGAAAGAAAAGCGGCTTCGGACGAATCTCCTGGATTGACGGGGTGGCCCGCCGCTTCGGGGATAGCGCGCGGCCCGGCCAGAGTGGTCATGGGGCCGAACGATCTTTTCTCCTTCCGCAAAGGCGAGGTGCTGGTTTGTGACGCGCTCGATCCGAACATGACCTTTGTGGCACCCATGGCCTGCGCCGTGGTGGAGCGCCGCGGCGGCATGCTGGTGCACGGCGCCATCATCGCCCGCGAGTACGGCATCCCCTGCGTCACCGGCATTCCCGAGGCCACTTCGCGCATCCGTACCGGACAGTGGCTCATGGTGGACGGGTTCCGGGGACTGGTCACGATGGAAGACGCGACACCCCGGCACGATGAAACGGCCCGCAACGTGCTCGGCAAAGAGCTTCAGCCATGCGGCAGGCGTCCCATGACCGGGTTCTTCCGCCACGGCACCTGCCGCACCGGCCCGCAGGACAGCGGCAGCCACGTGGTCTGCGCCCGAATGACCAAGGATTTTCTGGAGTTCACCCGCTCGCGCGGCAACGACCTGATCAGCCCGGCTCCGCAGCACGGCTTTCCCGGGCTGGTGCCGGGCGATACGTGGTGCCTGTGCGCCCTGCGTTGGGAAGAGGCGCGAGAGGTAGGCCTTGCCCCGCCGGTGCTCCTTGAATGCACGCACGAGGCAGCCACGCGGCACGTAAGCCTTGAGGACCTGCACGCACATGCCGAAAAACCCGGAACGGCTTTGGACTAG
- a CDS encoding DUF2062 domain-containing protein: MTDFMEPIRDEQAGWPVRLWRRRVREPVMRELRRGTSPAMVALACIMGFVSATWPQIGTNPLMALLLSWLFRCNKAVTSGISLVFTPLQYMLMIPFLRLGETILGVEHFETSVPEIIRIVVTDPIGSFEVLGIPLLHAILGWICTWAVLGPAIFQPVRIIIRRIERRREQRLRTAPDRKP; the protein is encoded by the coding sequence ATGACTGATTTCATGGAACCTATCCGGGATGAACAGGCAGGCTGGCCCGTCCGGCTCTGGCGACGGCGGGTGCGCGAACCGGTCATGCGCGAACTTCGGCGCGGCACTTCGCCCGCCATGGTGGCGCTGGCCTGCATCATGGGCTTCGTCTCGGCCACGTGGCCGCAGATAGGCACCAACCCGCTCATGGCGCTCCTTCTCTCGTGGCTGTTCCGCTGCAACAAGGCCGTCACCAGCGGCATATCGCTGGTTTTCACGCCGCTTCAGTACATGCTGATGATCCCGTTTCTCCGGCTGGGGGAGACCATCCTCGGCGTCGAGCATTTCGAAACCTCCGTGCCCGAGATCATCCGCATCGTGGTCACCGATCCCATCGGGTCGTTCGAAGTGCTCGGCATTCCCCTGCTGCACGCCATTCTGGGCTGGATATGCACATGGGCAGTCCTTGGACCGGCGATTTTCCAGCCGGTCCGGATCATCATTCGCCGCATCGAGCGGCGGCGCGAGCAACGGCTGCGGACCGCCCCGGATCGGAAACCCTGA